In a genomic window of Panthera tigris isolate Pti1 chromosome D4, P.tigris_Pti1_mat1.1, whole genome shotgun sequence:
- the RANBP6 gene encoding ran-binding protein 6 isoform X1 produces MAAAGSAGVSATVSGKQEFYQLLKNLINPSCMVRRQAEEIYENIPGLCKTTFLLDAVRNRRAGYEVRQMAAALLRRLLSSGFEEVYPNLPSDVQRDVKIELILAVKLETHASMRKKLCDIFAVLARNLIDEDGTNHWPEGLKFLIDSIYSKNVVLWEVALHVFWHFPGIFGNQERHDLDIIKRLLDQCIQDQEHPAIRTLSARAAAAFVLANENNIALFKDFADLLPGILQAVNDSCYQDDDSVLESLVEIADTVPKYLGPYLEDTLQLSLKLCGDSRLSNLQRQLALEIIVTLSETATPMLKKHTNIIAQAVPHILAMMVDLQDDEDWVNADEMEEDDFDSNAVAAESALDRLACGLGGKLVLPMTKEHIMQMLQSPDWKYRHAGLMALSAIGEGCHQQMESILDETVNSVLLFLQDPHPRVRAAACTTLGQMATDFSPNFQKKFHETVIAALLRTMENQGNQRVQSHAASALIIFIEDCPKTLLVLYLDSMVRNLHSILVIKLQELIRNGTKLALEQLVTTIASVADTIEEKFVPYYDIFMPSLKHIVELAVQKELKLLKGKTIECISHVGLAVGKEKFMQDASNVMQLLLKTQSDLNNMEDDDPQTSYMVSAWARMCKILGSDFQQYLPLVIEPLIKTASAKPDVALLDTQDVENMSDDDGWQFVNLGDQQSFGIKTSGLEAKATACQMLVYYAKELREGFVEYTEQVVKLMVPLLKFYFHDNVRVAAAESMPFLLECARTRGPEYLAQMWQFICDPLIKAIGTEPDTDVLSEIMNSFAKSIEVMGDGCLLDEHLEELGEILKAKLEGHFKNQELRQVKRREENYDQQVEMSLQDEDECDVYILTKVSDILHSLFSTYKEKILPWFEQLLPLIVNLICSSRPWPDRQWGLCIFDDIIEHCSPTSYKYVEYFRWPMLLNMRDNNPEVRQAAAYGLGVMAQFGGDDYRSLCSEAVPLLVKVIKCANSKTKKNVIATENCISAVGKILRFKPNCVNVDEVLPHWLSWLPLHEDKEEAIQTLSFLCDLIESNHPVVLGPNNSNLPKIISIIAEGKINETINYKDPCAKRLANVVRQVQTSEELWLECISQLDEEQQEALQELLNFA; encoded by the coding sequence ATGGCGGCGGCCGGGTCTGCAGGGGTATCGGCCACCGTGTCGGGAAAGCAAGAGTTTTACCAGCTTCTGAAGAACCTGATCAATCCAAGCTGTATGGTGCGGAGGCAGGCAGAAGAAATCTATGAAAATATTCCAGGTCTGTGTAAGACTACATTCCTCTTAGATGCTGTCAGAAATAGAAGAGCAGGTTATGAGGTGAGACAAATGGCTGCCGCGCTGCTACGGCGGCTTTTGTCCTCTGGGTTTGAGGAAGTCTATCCAAATCTGCCTTCTGATGTTCAGAGGGACGTCAAGATTGAACTGATACTGGCCGTTAAGTTAGAAACACATGCTAGCATGAGGAAAAAACTTTGTGATATTTTTGCAGTGCTGGCCAGGAATTTGATAGATGAGGATGGCACTAACCACTGGCCTGAAGGTTTGAAGTTCCTTATTGATTCAATCTACTCTAAAAATGTAGTTCTTTGGGAAGTTGCACTTCACGTTTTCTGGCACTTTCCTGGGATTTTTGGGAACCAAGAGCGGCATGATTTAGATATCATCAAACGTTTGTTGGACCAGTGCATTCAGGATCAAGAACATCCAGCAATCAGGACATTATCTGCTAGAGCTGCAGCTGCATTTGTACTTGCTAATGAGAATAATATTGCTCTTTTCAAGGACTTTGCAGACTTGCTTCCTGGAATCTTACAGGCTGTGAATGACTCATGCTACCAAGATGATGATTCAGTGCTAGAATCCCTTGTTGAGATTGCAGATACCGTACCTAAATACCTGGGTCCTTATTTAGAAGATACTCTGCAGTTGAGTCTGAAGTTATGTGGAGACTCTAGACTTAGTAATCTGCAACGCCAGTTGGCCCTTGAAATAATAGTGACCTTGTCTGAAACTGCAACCCCAATGttgaaaaaacatacaaatataatTGCACAGGCAGTTCCTCATATATTAGCAATGATGGTTGATCTACAAGATGATGAGGACTGGGTAAATGCcgatgaaatggaagaagatgATTTTGACAGCAATGCCGTCGCTGCTGAGAGTGCACTAGACAGACTGGCTTGTGGGCTTGGTGGGAAACTTGTTTTACCAATGACTAAGGAGCACATCATGCAGATGCTTCAGAGCCCTGACTGGAAATATCGACATGCTGGATTAATGGCCTTATCTGCCATTGGAGAAGGATGCCATCAGCAAATGGAATCAATTCTAGATGAAACAGTTAactctgttttgctttttcttcaggATCCTCACCCAAGAGTGAGGGCTGCAGCCTGTACTACACTTGGGCAGATGGCTACAGATTTTTCTCCTAACTTCCAAAAGAAATTCCATGAAACAGTGATTGCAGCTCTGTTGCGTACCATGGAAAATCAAGGTAATCAGCGTGTACAATCACATGCGGCTTCtgcacttattatttttattgaagactGTCCAAAAACATTGCTAGTTCTATATTTGGATAGTATGGTGAGAAATCTACATTCCATCTTGGTGATTAAACTTCAAGAATTGATTCGGAATGGAACTAAATTGGCCTTGGAACAGCTTGTGACAACCATTGCCTCAGTTGCAGAtacaatagaagaaaaatttgttCCATATTATGATATATTTATGCCATCACTAAAGCACATTGTTGAGCTTGCTGTTCAGAAGGAACTCAAGCTTCTGAAAGGAAAAACTATTGAGTGCATTAGCCATGTTGGTCTTGCTGTTGGGAAGGAAAAATTTATGCAAGATGCATCAAATGTGATGCAGCTATTGTTGAAGACACAATCAGACTTAAATAATATGGAAGATGATGACCCTCAGACATCTTACATGGTTTCAGCATGGGCTAGAATGTGTAAAATTCTTGGAAGTGATTTTCAACAGTACCTTCCACTAGTTATTGAGCCTCTTATTAAGACTGCTTCAGCTAAACCTGATGTTGCTCTCTTAGACACACAAGATGTGGAAAATATGAGTGATGATGATGGATGGCAATTTGTAAATCTTGGAGACCAACAAAGTTTTGGAATTAAGACTTCAGGACTTGAAGCAAAAGCAACTGCTTGCCAGATGTTGGTTTACTATGCTAAGGAGTTAAGGGAAGGATTTGTGGAATATACAGAACAGGTTGTAAAGCTGATGGTTCctttattgaaattttatttccatgacaATGTTCGAGTGGCAGCAGCAGAGTCTATGCCTTTTCTCCTGGAATGTGCAAGAACTCGTGGCCCAGAATATCTTGCACAGATGTGGCAATTCATATGTGATCCCTTAATCAAGGCTATTGGGACTGAACCTGATACAGATGTACTCTCAGAAATAATGAATTCTTTTGCAAAGTCCATTGAAGTAATGGGAGATGGGTGCCTTCTTGATGAACACTTAGAAGAACTAGGAGAAATATTGAAAGCAAAACTTGAAGGACACTTTAAAAACCAAGAACTGAGACAGGTTAAAAGACGGGAAGAAAACTACGACCAGCAGGTTGAAATGTCTCTGCAAGATGAGGATGAATGTGATGTTTATATTCTTACCAAAGTATCAGATATTTTGCACTCTTTATTTAGTACTTACAAGGAAAAGATTTTACCATGGTTTGAACAGCTTCTTCCATTAATTGTAAATCTAATTTGTTCGAGTAGGCCATGGCCAGATAGACAGTGGGGATTGTGCATATTTGATGATATTATAGAGCACTGCAGTCCAACCTCATATAAGTATGTAGAATATTTTCGGTGGCCAATGCTACTAAATATGCGAGATAACAACCCTGAAGTCAGGCAAGCAGCTGCTTATGGCCTGGGTGTTATGGCACAGTTTGGTGGAGATGATTATCGTTCTTTATGTTCAGAAGCTGTCCCATTGCTGGTAAAAGTTATTAAGTGTGCAaattccaaaaccaaaaaaaatgtcattgctaCAGAGAACTGTATCTCAGCAGTAGGGAAGATTTTGAGGTTTAAGCCTAACTGTGTAAATGTAGATGAAGTTCTTCCACATTGGTTATCATGGCTTCCACTGCATGAGGATAAAGAGGAAGCTATTCAGACTTTGAGTTTTCTCTGTGATTTAATTGAAAGTAACCATCCAGTTGTACTTGGTCCAAATAATTCCAATCTTCCCAAAATAATCAGTATAAttgcagaaggaaaaattaatgaGACTATTAATTATAAAGATCCTTGTGCTAAACGCCTAGCTAATGTTGTGCGTCAGGTACAGACTTCTGAAGAATTATGGTTGGAATGCATATCGCAACTTGATGAGGAGCAGCAGGAAGCTCTACAAGAGTTGCTAAATTTTGCTTGA
- the RANBP6 gene encoding ran-binding protein 6 isoform X4, with the protein MAAAGSAGVSATVSGKQEFYQLLKNLINPSCMVRRQAEEIYENIPGSSPKSEGCSLYYTWADGYRFFS; encoded by the exons ATGGCGGCGGCCGGGTCTGCAGGGGTATCGGCCACCGTGTCGGGAAAGCAAGAGTTTTACCAGCTTCTGAAGAACCTGATCAATCCAAGCTGTATGGTGCGGAGGCAGGCAGAAGAAATCTATGAAAATATTCCAG gATCCTCACCCAAGAGTGAGGGCTGCAGCCTGTACTACACTTGGGCAGATGGCTACAGATTTTTCTCCTAA
- the RANBP6 gene encoding ran-binding protein 6 isoform X3 — protein MAAAGSAGVSATVSGKQEFYQLLKNLINPSCMVRRQAEEIYENIPGLCKTTFLLDAVRNRRAGYEDPHPRVRAAACTTLGQMATDFSPNFQKKFHETVIAALLRTMENQGNQRVQSHAASALIIFIEDCPKTLLVLYLDSMVRNLHSILVIKLQELIRNGTKLALEQLVTTIASVADTIEEKFVPYYDIFMPSLKHIVELAVQKELKLLKGKTIECISHVGLAVGKEKFMQDASNVMQLLLKTQSDLNNMEDDDPQTSYMVSAWARMCKILGSDFQQYLPLVIEPLIKTASAKPDVALLDTQDVENMSDDDGWQFVNLGDQQSFGIKTSGLEAKATACQMLVYYAKELREGFVEYTEQVVKLMVPLLKFYFHDNVRVAAAESMPFLLECARTRGPEYLAQMWQFICDPLIKAIGTEPDTDVLSEIMNSFAKSIEVMGDGCLLDEHLEELGEILKAKLEGHFKNQELRQVKRREENYDQQVEMSLQDEDECDVYILTKVSDILHSLFSTYKEKILPWFEQLLPLIVNLICSSRPWPDRQWGLCIFDDIIEHCSPTSYKYVEYFRWPMLLNMRDNNPEVRQAAAYGLGVMAQFGGDDYRSLCSEAVPLLVKVIKCANSKTKKNVIATENCISAVGKILRFKPNCVNVDEVLPHWLSWLPLHEDKEEAIQTLSFLCDLIESNHPVVLGPNNSNLPKIISIIAEGKINETINYKDPCAKRLANVVRQVQTSEELWLECISQLDEEQQEALQELLNFA, from the exons ATGGCGGCGGCCGGGTCTGCAGGGGTATCGGCCACCGTGTCGGGAAAGCAAGAGTTTTACCAGCTTCTGAAGAACCTGATCAATCCAAGCTGTATGGTGCGGAGGCAGGCAGAAGAAATCTATGAAAATATTCCAGGTCTGTGTAAGACTACATTCCTCTTAGATGCTGTCAGAAATAGAAGAGCAGGTTATGAG gATCCTCACCCAAGAGTGAGGGCTGCAGCCTGTACTACACTTGGGCAGATGGCTACAGATTTTTCTCCTAACTTCCAAAAGAAATTCCATGAAACAGTGATTGCAGCTCTGTTGCGTACCATGGAAAATCAAGGTAATCAGCGTGTACAATCACATGCGGCTTCtgcacttattatttttattgaagactGTCCAAAAACATTGCTAGTTCTATATTTGGATAGTATGGTGAGAAATCTACATTCCATCTTGGTGATTAAACTTCAAGAATTGATTCGGAATGGAACTAAATTGGCCTTGGAACAGCTTGTGACAACCATTGCCTCAGTTGCAGAtacaatagaagaaaaatttgttCCATATTATGATATATTTATGCCATCACTAAAGCACATTGTTGAGCTTGCTGTTCAGAAGGAACTCAAGCTTCTGAAAGGAAAAACTATTGAGTGCATTAGCCATGTTGGTCTTGCTGTTGGGAAGGAAAAATTTATGCAAGATGCATCAAATGTGATGCAGCTATTGTTGAAGACACAATCAGACTTAAATAATATGGAAGATGATGACCCTCAGACATCTTACATGGTTTCAGCATGGGCTAGAATGTGTAAAATTCTTGGAAGTGATTTTCAACAGTACCTTCCACTAGTTATTGAGCCTCTTATTAAGACTGCTTCAGCTAAACCTGATGTTGCTCTCTTAGACACACAAGATGTGGAAAATATGAGTGATGATGATGGATGGCAATTTGTAAATCTTGGAGACCAACAAAGTTTTGGAATTAAGACTTCAGGACTTGAAGCAAAAGCAACTGCTTGCCAGATGTTGGTTTACTATGCTAAGGAGTTAAGGGAAGGATTTGTGGAATATACAGAACAGGTTGTAAAGCTGATGGTTCctttattgaaattttatttccatgacaATGTTCGAGTGGCAGCAGCAGAGTCTATGCCTTTTCTCCTGGAATGTGCAAGAACTCGTGGCCCAGAATATCTTGCACAGATGTGGCAATTCATATGTGATCCCTTAATCAAGGCTATTGGGACTGAACCTGATACAGATGTACTCTCAGAAATAATGAATTCTTTTGCAAAGTCCATTGAAGTAATGGGAGATGGGTGCCTTCTTGATGAACACTTAGAAGAACTAGGAGAAATATTGAAAGCAAAACTTGAAGGACACTTTAAAAACCAAGAACTGAGACAGGTTAAAAGACGGGAAGAAAACTACGACCAGCAGGTTGAAATGTCTCTGCAAGATGAGGATGAATGTGATGTTTATATTCTTACCAAAGTATCAGATATTTTGCACTCTTTATTTAGTACTTACAAGGAAAAGATTTTACCATGGTTTGAACAGCTTCTTCCATTAATTGTAAATCTAATTTGTTCGAGTAGGCCATGGCCAGATAGACAGTGGGGATTGTGCATATTTGATGATATTATAGAGCACTGCAGTCCAACCTCATATAAGTATGTAGAATATTTTCGGTGGCCAATGCTACTAAATATGCGAGATAACAACCCTGAAGTCAGGCAAGCAGCTGCTTATGGCCTGGGTGTTATGGCACAGTTTGGTGGAGATGATTATCGTTCTTTATGTTCAGAAGCTGTCCCATTGCTGGTAAAAGTTATTAAGTGTGCAaattccaaaaccaaaaaaaatgtcattgctaCAGAGAACTGTATCTCAGCAGTAGGGAAGATTTTGAGGTTTAAGCCTAACTGTGTAAATGTAGATGAAGTTCTTCCACATTGGTTATCATGGCTTCCACTGCATGAGGATAAAGAGGAAGCTATTCAGACTTTGAGTTTTCTCTGTGATTTAATTGAAAGTAACCATCCAGTTGTACTTGGTCCAAATAATTCCAATCTTCCCAAAATAATCAGTATAAttgcagaaggaaaaattaatgaGACTATTAATTATAAAGATCCTTGTGCTAAACGCCTAGCTAATGTTGTGCGTCAGGTACAGACTTCTGAAGAATTATGGTTGGAATGCATATCGCAACTTGATGAGGAGCAGCAGGAAGCTCTACAAGAGTTGCTAAATTTTGCTTGA
- the RANBP6 gene encoding ran-binding protein 6 isoform X2, producing the protein MKIFQDFADLLPGILQAVNDSCYQDDDSVLESLVEIADTVPKYLGPYLEDTLQLSLKLCGDSRLSNLQRQLALEIIVTLSETATPMLKKHTNIIAQAVPHILAMMVDLQDDEDWVNADEMEEDDFDSNAVAAESALDRLACGLGGKLVLPMTKEHIMQMLQSPDWKYRHAGLMALSAIGEGCHQQMESILDETVNSVLLFLQDPHPRVRAAACTTLGQMATDFSPNFQKKFHETVIAALLRTMENQGNQRVQSHAASALIIFIEDCPKTLLVLYLDSMVRNLHSILVIKLQELIRNGTKLALEQLVTTIASVADTIEEKFVPYYDIFMPSLKHIVELAVQKELKLLKGKTIECISHVGLAVGKEKFMQDASNVMQLLLKTQSDLNNMEDDDPQTSYMVSAWARMCKILGSDFQQYLPLVIEPLIKTASAKPDVALLDTQDVENMSDDDGWQFVNLGDQQSFGIKTSGLEAKATACQMLVYYAKELREGFVEYTEQVVKLMVPLLKFYFHDNVRVAAAESMPFLLECARTRGPEYLAQMWQFICDPLIKAIGTEPDTDVLSEIMNSFAKSIEVMGDGCLLDEHLEELGEILKAKLEGHFKNQELRQVKRREENYDQQVEMSLQDEDECDVYILTKVSDILHSLFSTYKEKILPWFEQLLPLIVNLICSSRPWPDRQWGLCIFDDIIEHCSPTSYKYVEYFRWPMLLNMRDNNPEVRQAAAYGLGVMAQFGGDDYRSLCSEAVPLLVKVIKCANSKTKKNVIATENCISAVGKILRFKPNCVNVDEVLPHWLSWLPLHEDKEEAIQTLSFLCDLIESNHPVVLGPNNSNLPKIISIIAEGKINETINYKDPCAKRLANVVRQVQTSEELWLECISQLDEEQQEALQELLNFA; encoded by the exons ATGAAAATATTCCAG GACTTTGCAGACTTGCTTCCTGGAATCTTACAGGCTGTGAATGACTCATGCTACCAAGATGATGATTCAGTGCTAGAATCCCTTGTTGAGATTGCAGATACCGTACCTAAATACCTGGGTCCTTATTTAGAAGATACTCTGCAGTTGAGTCTGAAGTTATGTGGAGACTCTAGACTTAGTAATCTGCAACGCCAGTTGGCCCTTGAAATAATAGTGACCTTGTCTGAAACTGCAACCCCAATGttgaaaaaacatacaaatataatTGCACAGGCAGTTCCTCATATATTAGCAATGATGGTTGATCTACAAGATGATGAGGACTGGGTAAATGCcgatgaaatggaagaagatgATTTTGACAGCAATGCCGTCGCTGCTGAGAGTGCACTAGACAGACTGGCTTGTGGGCTTGGTGGGAAACTTGTTTTACCAATGACTAAGGAGCACATCATGCAGATGCTTCAGAGCCCTGACTGGAAATATCGACATGCTGGATTAATGGCCTTATCTGCCATTGGAGAAGGATGCCATCAGCAAATGGAATCAATTCTAGATGAAACAGTTAactctgttttgctttttcttcaggATCCTCACCCAAGAGTGAGGGCTGCAGCCTGTACTACACTTGGGCAGATGGCTACAGATTTTTCTCCTAACTTCCAAAAGAAATTCCATGAAACAGTGATTGCAGCTCTGTTGCGTACCATGGAAAATCAAGGTAATCAGCGTGTACAATCACATGCGGCTTCtgcacttattatttttattgaagactGTCCAAAAACATTGCTAGTTCTATATTTGGATAGTATGGTGAGAAATCTACATTCCATCTTGGTGATTAAACTTCAAGAATTGATTCGGAATGGAACTAAATTGGCCTTGGAACAGCTTGTGACAACCATTGCCTCAGTTGCAGAtacaatagaagaaaaatttgttCCATATTATGATATATTTATGCCATCACTAAAGCACATTGTTGAGCTTGCTGTTCAGAAGGAACTCAAGCTTCTGAAAGGAAAAACTATTGAGTGCATTAGCCATGTTGGTCTTGCTGTTGGGAAGGAAAAATTTATGCAAGATGCATCAAATGTGATGCAGCTATTGTTGAAGACACAATCAGACTTAAATAATATGGAAGATGATGACCCTCAGACATCTTACATGGTTTCAGCATGGGCTAGAATGTGTAAAATTCTTGGAAGTGATTTTCAACAGTACCTTCCACTAGTTATTGAGCCTCTTATTAAGACTGCTTCAGCTAAACCTGATGTTGCTCTCTTAGACACACAAGATGTGGAAAATATGAGTGATGATGATGGATGGCAATTTGTAAATCTTGGAGACCAACAAAGTTTTGGAATTAAGACTTCAGGACTTGAAGCAAAAGCAACTGCTTGCCAGATGTTGGTTTACTATGCTAAGGAGTTAAGGGAAGGATTTGTGGAATATACAGAACAGGTTGTAAAGCTGATGGTTCctttattgaaattttatttccatgacaATGTTCGAGTGGCAGCAGCAGAGTCTATGCCTTTTCTCCTGGAATGTGCAAGAACTCGTGGCCCAGAATATCTTGCACAGATGTGGCAATTCATATGTGATCCCTTAATCAAGGCTATTGGGACTGAACCTGATACAGATGTACTCTCAGAAATAATGAATTCTTTTGCAAAGTCCATTGAAGTAATGGGAGATGGGTGCCTTCTTGATGAACACTTAGAAGAACTAGGAGAAATATTGAAAGCAAAACTTGAAGGACACTTTAAAAACCAAGAACTGAGACAGGTTAAAAGACGGGAAGAAAACTACGACCAGCAGGTTGAAATGTCTCTGCAAGATGAGGATGAATGTGATGTTTATATTCTTACCAAAGTATCAGATATTTTGCACTCTTTATTTAGTACTTACAAGGAAAAGATTTTACCATGGTTTGAACAGCTTCTTCCATTAATTGTAAATCTAATTTGTTCGAGTAGGCCATGGCCAGATAGACAGTGGGGATTGTGCATATTTGATGATATTATAGAGCACTGCAGTCCAACCTCATATAAGTATGTAGAATATTTTCGGTGGCCAATGCTACTAAATATGCGAGATAACAACCCTGAAGTCAGGCAAGCAGCTGCTTATGGCCTGGGTGTTATGGCACAGTTTGGTGGAGATGATTATCGTTCTTTATGTTCAGAAGCTGTCCCATTGCTGGTAAAAGTTATTAAGTGTGCAaattccaaaaccaaaaaaaatgtcattgctaCAGAGAACTGTATCTCAGCAGTAGGGAAGATTTTGAGGTTTAAGCCTAACTGTGTAAATGTAGATGAAGTTCTTCCACATTGGTTATCATGGCTTCCACTGCATGAGGATAAAGAGGAAGCTATTCAGACTTTGAGTTTTCTCTGTGATTTAATTGAAAGTAACCATCCAGTTGTACTTGGTCCAAATAATTCCAATCTTCCCAAAATAATCAGTATAAttgcagaaggaaaaattaatgaGACTATTAATTATAAAGATCCTTGTGCTAAACGCCTAGCTAATGTTGTGCGTCAGGTACAGACTTCTGAAGAATTATGGTTGGAATGCATATCGCAACTTGATGAGGAGCAGCAGGAAGCTCTACAAGAGTTGCTAAATTTTGCTTGA